From Pleurocapsa sp. PCC 7319:
AAACCCTAGCAGACAACGAAAAGAAAATTGTCGATCAAGCTGGCAAAGAACTTTTTAAACTACATCCTGAGTATCGTTCTCAGGGTGGTAATGCCTATGGACAAAAACAGTACAATCAATGTATACGAGATTTTGGCTGGTATCTCCGCCTAGTTACCTATGGTGTGATGGCAGGAGACAAAGGACCAATCGAACAGTCGGGTTTGATTGGGGTCAAAGAAATGTATAATTCCCTCGAAGTTCCTGTGCCTGGAATGATTGATGCCATACGTTGTTTGAAGA
This genomic window contains:
- a CDS encoding allophycocyanin subunit alpha-B; translation: MSIVSQVILKADDELRYPSSGELQGIKNFLTTGERRVRIAETLADNEKKIVDQAGKELFKLHPEYRSQGGNAYGQKQYNQCIRDFGWYLRLVTYGVMAGDKGPIEQSGLIGVKEMYNSLEVPVPGMIDAIRCLKNAAVDLLGKEDAKEAGLYFDYIIQTMA